From one Lycium barbarum isolate Lr01 chromosome 6, ASM1917538v2, whole genome shotgun sequence genomic stretch:
- the LOC132644738 gene encoding uncharacterized protein LOC132644738, with the protein MKRFYQVIQTPSSSGLSSPVPNSSSCPVVHDKDKVLDLNLPKPDPGERNQISQYSYNERDRIRRHYIQKGPCQPRDHIFPKREFGGLMRQFNPDWFGTSYSEWLEYSVKLDAGFCLCCYLFKNEHGRVGDSFTKHGFRAWNKGIERLNRHIGDVNSLHNRCFKRMRDLKNQEQSIVTSFDKHNEKDKNNYQVRLNASVDVTRFLLKQGMPFRGHDEGETSTKRGNFLELLKWYANRHDEVNKVVLENAPQNNMMIAPSIQKEIVNACAKETLKAIIEDLNGDYFGILVDESKDVSHKEQMALVLRYVNKEGTLIERFLSVVHVKDTSAIALKDAIYSLLLEHSLSPSQIRGQGYDGASNMQGKINGLKTLVLEDTPSAYCIHCFAHQLQLTLVAVAKKHYDVDQFFDIVANVLNIVGGSFKRREILREDQAKKTRGITSAW; encoded by the coding sequence ATGAAGAGATTTTACCAGGTTATTCAAACTCCTTCAAGTTCTGGTTTAAGCTCTCCTGTGCCAAATTCTTCTTCGTGTCCAGTTGTTCATGACAAAGATAAAGTGTTGGATTTGAATCTTCCTAAACCTGATCCTGGTGAAAGAAATCAAATCTCACAATATTCTTATAATGAACGTGACCGAATAAGGAGACATTATATTCAAAAAGGACCATGCCAACCTCGTGATCATATATTCCCAAAGAGAGAATTTGGTGGACTCATGCGTCAATTTAATCCTGACTGGTTTGGTACTTCATATTCTGAATGGTTAGAATATAGTGTTAAACTTGATGCGGGCTTTTGTTTATGTTGCTACTTGTTTAAAAATGAACATGGAAGAGTTGGAGATTCTTTTACAAAACATGGTTTTAGAGCTTGGAATAAAGGTATAGAAAGGCTTAATAGACATATTGGTGATGTGAATAGTCTTCACAATCGGTGTTTCAAGAGGATGAGAGACTTAAAGAATCAAGAACAATCGATTGTAACTTCTTTTGACAAGCATAATGAGAAAGATAAAAATAATTATCAAGTTCGGTTGAATGCTTCAGTTGATGTGACAAGATTTCTTTTGAAACAAGGAATGCCTTTCCGGGGCCACGATGAAGGTGAAACTTCTACAAAAAGGGGAAATTTTCTAGAACTTTTAAAATGGTATGCAAATAGGCATGATGAAGTGAACAAAGTTGTACTAGAAAATGCTCCACAAAATAACATGATGATTGCTCCAAGTATCCAAAAGGAGATCGTGAATGCTTGTGCAAAAGAAACATTGAAAGCAATTATTGAAGATTTAAATGGAGATTACTTTGGCATATTGGTTGATGAATCTAAGGATGTTTCTCATAAGGAACAAATGGCTCTTGTTCTTAGATATGTCAACAAAGAAGGCACACTTATTGAACGATTCCTTAGTGTTGTTCATGTTAAAGATACAAGTGCAATAGCATTGAAAGATGCTATCTATTCTTTGCTTTTAGAGCATTCATTAAGTCCATCTCAAATACGGGGACAAGGTTATGATGGAGCTAGTAACATGCAAGGAAAAATCAATGGTCTTAAAACTCTAGTTTTGGAAGACACTCCTTCAGCTTATTGCATACATTGCTTTGCTCATCAGTTGCAATTGACTCTTGTAGCTGTTGCAAAGAAGCACTATGATGTAGATCAATTTTTTGATATTGTTGCTAAtgtcttgaatattgttggaggTTCTTTTAAGCGCAGGGAGATTCTTCGAGAAGATCAAGCAAAAAAAACTAGAGGAATTACTAGTGCTTGGTGA
- the LOC132599290 gene encoding peptidyl-prolyl cis-trans isomerase-like, protein MANPKVFFDLTIGGAPAGRVVMELYADTVPKTAENFRALCTGEKGVGKMGKPLHYKGSTFHRVIPGFMCQGGDFTAGNGTGGESIYGAKFADENFVRKHTGPGVLSMANAGPGTNGSQFFICTAKTEWLDGKHVVFGQVVEGFDVIKKAEGVGSSSGRCSKPVVVADCGQLS, encoded by the coding sequence ATGGCAAATCCAAAGGTTTTCTTTGACCTAACCATCGGTGGGGCCCCTGCTGGTCGTGTTGTGATGGAACTCTACGCCGACACAGTTCCCAAGACAGCTGAGAATTTCCGTGCACTTTGCACCGGTGAGAAAGGTGTTGGAAAGATGGGGAAACCTTTGCACTACAAGGGGTCAACTTTCCATCGTGTGATTCCAGGTTTCATGTGTCAGGGTGGCGACTTTACTGCTGGAAACGGTACAGGTGGTGAGTCAATCTATGGTGCTAAATTTGCTGATGAGAACTTTGTAAGAAAGCATACTGGACCTGGTGTGCTTTCTATGGCTAATGCTGGACCTGGGACTAATGGTAGTCAGTTTTTTATCTGTACTGCTAAGACTGAATGGCTTGATGGGAAACATGTTGTGTTTGGTCAAGTTGTTGAAGGATTTGATGTGATTAAGAAGGCTGAAGGTGTTGGATCTAGCTCTGGAAGGTGCTCCAAGCCTGTTGTTGTTGCTGACTGTGGTCAACTTTCCTAG
- the LOC132599289 gene encoding proline-rich protein 4: protein MYKMGLQSLCGRVFLGLFLSLLLCSFCIADDKTIKVVGFGECADCKESNINTIHALSGLHVSIDCKLENGEIKTRGEGQLDRDGKFEVSLPKEMMKDGKLKEECYAQLHSASAAPCPAHNGIESSKIVTIKTDGEHTLKPAGNLKFSTPLCTSAFLWPYFKYPPLPTLPPFPKDHPWKKKFPNLPPLPPLPPLKHWGHPFPLPPLPPIFKKPCPPPAVPVYNPTPKPTPEPPVVTPLPPPVPTYNPTPKPTPEPPVVKPLPPPVPVYTPKPMPPPVPVYKPKPMPPPVPVYTPKPMPPPVPVYKPKPMPPPVPVYNPKPEPPVEKPKPPPVPNYKPKPKPPPVPVYKPKPEPPVKKPCPPKMPKPKPPPVKKPCPPKAPTYKPKPKPEPPVVKPLPPPVPVYKPPVVKPLPPPVPVYKPPVVKPLPPPVPVYEPPVVKPLPPPVPIYKPPFYKKPCPPLPPFPKAPPFHHPFFPPLPPKVPHP from the exons ATGTACAAGATGGGGCTTCAGTCCCTTTGTGGCAGAGTCTTTCTAGGACTATTCCTGTCTTTACTACTCTGTAGTTTCTGCATTGCTGATGACAAGACAATAAAGGTGGTTGGTTTTGGAGAATGCGCTGATTGCAAAGAGAGTAACATAAACACCATTCATGCACTCTCAG GGCTTCATGTAAGCATTGACTGCAAGCTTGAAAATGGAGAGATCAAAACAAGGGGTGAAGGACAGCTTGACAGAGATGGCAAGTTTGAAGTATCACTTCCTAAGGAGATGATGAAAGATGGCAAGCTAAAAGAAGAATGCTATGCCCAATTACACAGTGCATCAGCTGCACCGTGTCCAGCGCACAATGGCATTGAATCCTCCAAGATCGTAACCATCAAAACAGATGGAGAACACACATTGAAACCAGCTGGAAATCTTAAGTTCTCAACACCCTTGTGCACTTCAGCTTTCTTGTGGCCTTACTTCAAGTACCCACCATTGCCAACGTTGCCACCTTTCCCAAAAGATCATCCTTGGAAGAAGAAATTCCCTAATTTGCCACCATTGCCCCCATTGCCACCATTGAAACACTGGGGCCACCCTTTTCCTCTTCCCCCTCTTCCTCCCATTTTTAAAAAGCCATGTCCCCCTCCAGCCGTTCCAGTTTACAACCCAACACCAAAGCCCACACCAGAGCCACCAGTAGTAACGCCACTTCCTCCTCCAGTTCCTACTTACAACCCTACACCAAAGCCCACACCAGAACCACCAGTAGTAAAGCCACTTCCCCCTCCAGTTCCCGTTTACACACCAAAACCAATGCCTCCTCCTGTTCCTGTTTACAAACCAAAACCAATGCCACCTCCGGTTCCCGTTTACACACCAAAACCAATGCCTCCTCCTGTTCCCGTTTACAAACCAAAACCAATGCCACCTCCGGTTCCCGTTTACAACCCCAAACCGGAGCCACCAGTAGAGAAGCCTAAGCCTCCACCAGTTCCTAACTACAAACCAAAACCAAAGCCTCCTCCAGTTCCCGTCTACAAGCCCAAACCAGAGCCTCCAGTTAAGAAGCCATGCCCCCCTAAAATGCCAAAACCAAAGCCTCCTCCAGTTAAAAAGCCATGCCCCCCTAAAGCGCCCACTTACAAACCCAAGCCCAAACCAGAGCCACCAGTAGTAAAACCACTTCCTCCTCCAGTTCCAGTTTACAAGCCACCAGTAGTGAAGCCACTTCCTCCACCAGTTCCAGTTTACAAGCCACCAGTAGTGAAGCCACTTCCACCACCAGTTCCAGTTTACGAGCCACCAGTAGTAAAACCTCTACCACCACCTGTTCCAATTTACAAGCCACCATTCTACAAAAAGCCATGCCCACCACTTCCACCTTTCCCTAAAGCTCCTCCATTCCACCATCCATTCTTCCCACCACTTCCTCCTAAAGTTCCTCACCCATAG